The Lentzea guizhouensis genome contains a region encoding:
- a CDS encoding LysR family transcriptional regulator, with product MDELDLAPKLAVLKALAADEHVTRAAERVGLPQPTVSRWLAELGDALGSPVVVRSGRRVRLTRAGRLLAEAATRSLAALEPGLREVEEELDPEKGRVVLGFLHMLGRSVVPELVRGFRAEHPHVRFGLVQNARQSVVDKLVAGEIDLALVAPPPTGPEFVSEVLFEQELIIVVPSTHRLAERRSVRLRDLADEDFIVLEHGYGLRQITDDMCAEAGFTPRIAFESQEIETVRGLVAAGLGVALITRAELTAPAGLREVPLTPRSARVFGLAWLADHPLPPAVRAFRDHALSSSRS from the coding sequence GTGGACGAATTGGACCTGGCCCCGAAGCTGGCGGTGCTGAAAGCGCTTGCCGCCGACGAGCACGTGACCCGCGCCGCCGAACGCGTCGGCCTTCCCCAGCCCACAGTCAGCCGCTGGCTGGCCGAGCTCGGCGACGCGCTCGGCTCGCCGGTGGTGGTGCGTTCCGGTCGTCGCGTCCGCCTCACCCGAGCCGGCCGCCTGCTCGCCGAGGCCGCCACACGCTCGTTGGCCGCCCTGGAACCGGGCCTGCGCGAGGTCGAGGAGGAGCTCGACCCGGAGAAGGGCCGCGTGGTGCTCGGCTTCCTGCACATGCTCGGCCGCTCGGTCGTCCCCGAACTGGTCCGCGGCTTCCGCGCCGAACACCCGCACGTCCGCTTCGGCCTGGTCCAGAACGCACGCCAGAGCGTCGTCGACAAGCTCGTCGCCGGCGAGATCGACCTGGCACTGGTCGCGCCACCGCCTACGGGTCCCGAGTTCGTCTCGGAGGTGCTGTTCGAGCAGGAGCTGATCATCGTGGTGCCGTCGACGCACCGGCTGGCGGAGCGCAGGTCGGTGCGGCTGCGGGACCTGGCGGACGAGGACTTCATCGTGCTGGAGCACGGCTACGGACTGCGGCAGATCACCGACGACATGTGCGCGGAGGCCGGGTTCACACCCCGGATCGCCTTCGAGTCGCAGGAGATCGAGACCGTGCGCGGGCTGGTGGCGGCGGGGCTCGGGGTCGCGCTGATCACGCGGGCCGAGCTGACGGCGCCGGCGGGACTGCGCGAGGTGCCGCTGACGCCGCGGTCGGCGCGGGTGTTCGGGCTGGCGTGGCTGGCGGACCACCCGCTGCCGCCGGCGGTGCGGGCGTTCCGGGATCACGCGTTGTCGAGCAGCCGGTCGTAG
- a CDS encoding toll/interleukin-1 receptor domain-containing protein, whose protein sequence is MHSAGTPDEWDFFISHASEDKRLVAGPLAHYLQSVGFSVWYDDFTLRVGDSVLREIDRGLGSSRYGVVVLSEAFFAKQWPQRELAGLMATAGGDRRVLPVWHGMNVADVARYSPLLADVKGVSTARGLHVVAGKLVRAAFPERVGELPRADSPEERLTVVEAAREPLRAVLAAGGGCDDVRQVLTVHRRLLATVVYGSFVPPGRVIEGLPGDFVTIRRHGMTGPIEMTFVVLGPTGPGGADVLAEVDQAFGPEVEFHERPYNNYLPGRRAGEFPLVHALTEKLSKSLESRNIHHRRPGVWNFSVLFLHGRRGEQEDLSDLPTRVHVQLASYDRLLDNA, encoded by the coding sequence GTGCACAGCGCTGGAACCCCTGACGAGTGGGACTTCTTCATCAGCCACGCCAGTGAGGACAAACGGCTCGTGGCGGGCCCGCTGGCCCACTACCTGCAGTCGGTCGGGTTCTCGGTCTGGTACGACGACTTCACGCTGCGCGTCGGCGACTCGGTGCTGCGGGAGATCGACCGCGGCCTCGGGTCGTCGCGCTACGGCGTGGTGGTGCTGAGCGAGGCTTTCTTCGCGAAGCAGTGGCCGCAGCGCGAGCTGGCGGGGCTGATGGCCACGGCGGGCGGCGATCGGCGGGTGCTGCCGGTGTGGCACGGCATGAATGTGGCGGACGTGGCGCGGTACTCGCCGTTGCTGGCGGACGTGAAGGGCGTGAGCACGGCGCGTGGCCTGCACGTGGTGGCGGGAAAGCTCGTGCGGGCGGCTTTCCCCGAACGTGTCGGCGAACTGCCGCGGGCGGACTCGCCGGAGGAACGCCTCACCGTGGTGGAGGCGGCCCGGGAACCGCTCCGCGCGGTGCTCGCGGCAGGAGGTGGCTGCGATGACGTCCGCCAGGTGCTCACTGTTCACCGACGCCTGCTCGCAACGGTGGTCTACGGGTCCTTCGTGCCGCCCGGCCGGGTCATCGAAGGGTTGCCGGGCGACTTCGTCACCATCAGGCGTCACGGCATGACCGGGCCGATCGAGATGACGTTCGTCGTGCTCGGGCCAACCGGACCAGGCGGCGCCGACGTGCTGGCCGAGGTCGACCAGGCGTTCGGGCCGGAGGTCGAGTTCCACGAACGCCCGTACAACAACTACCTCCCTGGACGTCGTGCCGGCGAGTTCCCCCTCGTGCACGCACTGACGGAGAAGCTCTCCAAGTCGCTCGAATCGCGCAACATTCACCACCGGCGGCCGGGCGTGTGGAACTTCTCCGTGCTCTTCCTGCATGGACGGCGCGGTGAACAGGAAGACCTGTCCGACCTCCCCACCCGCGTGCACGTCCAACTCGCGTCCTACGACCGGCTGCTCGACAACGCGTGA